A region of the Deltaproteobacteria bacterium genome:
CTGCTAATCGAGGCGCTAGGGAGATGGGTGGCAAATCTATTGGATGCAATATCGTCTTACCACACGAACAAAAACCCAATCTGTACCTAGACGAATGGATTGCCTTTCGTTATTTTTTTGTTCGCAAGTTAATGCTAATAAAATATTCTTATGCCTTTGTCGTAATGCCAGGCGGATTTGGAACTCTTGACGAGGTATTTGAAACCGCCAACCTAATTCAAACCCAGAAGATAAAGGATTTTCCGGTCATATTGATGGGAACGGAATTCTGGCAACCTCTTCGCAATTTCATAGTGGACTCCTTGCTAAAGAACGGAACCATATCGCCAAAAGATGACTCCATTCTCTTATTTACAGATTCCGTCGACGAGGCAATCGAATGCATCAGCCATTGCATGGTTCGAAAATTTGGCTTTAAATGGCGTTCGCGCAAGCATTAGAGACTCTACTACTATCGCATTCTTCACAACAGCGAATCTCCTCAATCTTCTTAATAAATTCTGCCCTTTCTCGCTTATTGGGGATGGCATCCTCTAGCAGCTCATCCGATAACTCCTCCCCATTTAACAACGCTCCGAGAAGTCTAAGTTCGATGCCGGAAAAAGACATACTACACAAGCGGTAGTCATTAAAAGCCCTCCAGGTAATTGGAACGCGCTCGCTCACTATTTCGGCCATTGCGAGTGCAAACTCCCTTATCTCGTACTGGGCATGACTGCCCAACCGAAGATCCAAAAAGTGCAAGAGATTATGCAAATCTATCTTCCAATACCACTCCGTATACATGGCAAGCGGCAAATTGACTCGG
Encoded here:
- a CDS encoding TIGR00730 family Rossman fold protein; this translates as MMEDRSQTRDSNARDRPWGKQTPLRDEERFLEGPRHATHDFFQVGRIALECLRGFIKLRSVGPCVTVFGSARFNEDSQYYQLARNMGNRLANLGLTVMTGGGPGIMEAANRGAREMGGKSIGCNIVLPHEQKPNLYLDEWIAFRYFFVRKLMLIKYSYAFVVMPGGFGTLDEVFETANLIQTQKIKDFPVILMGTEFWQPLRNFIVDSLLKNGTISPKDDSILLFTDSVDEAIECISHCMVRKFGFKWRSRKH